One Parasphingorhabdus cellanae genomic region harbors:
- a CDS encoding adenylate/guanylate cyclase domain-containing protein codes for MASTANPNDPATSSRDVKAEARGVLQSLRRLFDQLGPIRLGSTILFLFLALLMARFSWTTPLIQDAERALYDMRASVFAPEVEKEDRIVMIVYNEDTLKLTGQRSPVDRTILAQALETIDAAQPKSIGIDILFTMPQDDDELLVSAFKQLETPTYIAYADPKYNPEIAFAEHEFLKSFLSEVESEKLKPTSIRLNTDSDGVQRRWTPQKAETPEFMAMALTEPNPEFAANNGAIRYLVPSSQDMPVFDKFPIESFADPATADMLQSFIKDKYVLIGGDFVDRDRFETPIGSITDLQSEDGKMIGLEVHAHMLAQLLNDDRPALVPNWTLWAAALIVAICGGLSALIMGNAVKVAFILIGQFAFFLVFPFFLQNLGIDTLTLPAFGWALGWLFGYSSVGSAARTINSKQRAFAQGALGKYLPKSIAGEILRDPEKLSLHGEKRQIFAVFTDLEGFTKLSHAIEPEMVATLLNDYLDRLSEVALEYGGTIDKFVGDALVTFWGAPIAYPDDGERAAKAAYALYQAGEEFRKNVPEGVPPIGRTRVGLHYGDAIVGNFGGDGRIQYTALGDAMNTAARLEAANKTLDTKVLVSREAMERTGLDWYRPMGTITLRGRSTPVDVFEPVPDWEEKDRAAVTAVIAAHQKGDIDYVQALSAIVTQYGEDLGLANLRKRLENTKNGESYALG; via the coding sequence ATGGCAAGCACAGCAAACCCGAACGACCCGGCAACATCAAGCCGTGATGTCAAGGCTGAGGCCCGCGGAGTATTGCAATCTCTGCGTCGGTTGTTCGATCAGCTTGGTCCGATCCGCTTGGGTTCTACGATCTTATTCTTGTTCCTAGCCCTCCTGATGGCCCGGTTCAGCTGGACCACACCGCTAATCCAGGATGCCGAGCGCGCGCTGTATGATATGCGTGCATCGGTTTTCGCCCCGGAGGTCGAGAAAGAAGACCGGATCGTGATGATTGTCTATAACGAGGATACATTGAAGCTTACCGGCCAACGCTCCCCTGTAGACCGGACAATTTTAGCACAGGCACTGGAAACAATTGATGCCGCCCAGCCTAAATCCATTGGTATAGATATTCTCTTTACGATGCCGCAGGATGATGATGAGCTGCTTGTTTCAGCGTTCAAACAACTCGAAACGCCAACATATATTGCTTATGCCGATCCAAAATATAATCCTGAAATTGCATTTGCCGAACACGAGTTTCTAAAATCCTTCCTGAGCGAAGTCGAAAGCGAAAAACTAAAGCCCACCAGTATCAGGTTGAATACCGATAGTGACGGTGTTCAACGGCGCTGGACCCCGCAAAAAGCCGAGACACCGGAATTTATGGCCATGGCGCTCACGGAGCCCAACCCGGAATTCGCCGCAAATAACGGGGCGATCCGCTATCTGGTGCCCTCAAGCCAGGATATGCCGGTGTTCGACAAATTCCCAATTGAGAGCTTTGCTGATCCCGCCACTGCCGACATGTTACAGTCTTTCATAAAGGATAAATATGTTCTGATCGGGGGTGATTTCGTCGATCGTGACCGGTTCGAAACGCCAATTGGTTCGATCACGGATCTACAAAGCGAAGATGGCAAAATGATTGGTCTGGAAGTGCACGCACACATGCTGGCGCAGTTGCTTAACGATGATCGACCCGCGCTAGTCCCCAACTGGACGCTATGGGCGGCGGCTCTCATCGTAGCGATATGCGGCGGCCTCTCAGCACTCATCATGGGCAATGCCGTAAAAGTCGCCTTCATTTTGATCGGCCAGTTTGCCTTTTTCCTGGTGTTTCCCTTTTTCCTACAAAATCTGGGCATTGATACCTTAACCCTACCTGCCTTTGGCTGGGCGTTGGGTTGGCTATTTGGTTACTCCTCCGTCGGATCGGCGGCAAGAACCATCAACTCCAAACAGCGTGCATTTGCACAAGGCGCGCTTGGCAAATATCTGCCGAAATCTATCGCTGGCGAAATTTTACGCGATCCTGAGAAGCTCTCTCTGCATGGTGAAAAACGCCAGATATTCGCTGTTTTCACGGACTTGGAGGGCTTTACAAAGTTGAGCCACGCCATTGAACCGGAAATGGTGGCAACTTTGCTGAACGACTATCTCGACCGGCTCAGTGAGGTCGCGCTCGAATATGGCGGAACTATCGACAAATTTGTCGGTGACGCGCTGGTCACTTTCTGGGGCGCGCCAATCGCCTATCCTGACGACGGCGAACGCGCAGCCAAAGCCGCTTATGCTCTTTATCAGGCAGGAGAAGAATTTCGTAAAAACGTACCCGAAGGTGTGCCGCCAATCGGCCGGACACGGGTCGGCTTGCATTATGGCGATGCGATTGTCGGCAATTTCGGCGGCGATGGCCGTATCCAATATACCGCGCTTGGCGACGCCATGAACACGGCGGCTCGGCTCGAAGCCGCCAACAAGACTCTGGATACCAAAGTTCTGGTCAGCAGAGAAGCGATGGAGCGCACTGGCCTCGATTGGTACCGTCCAATGGGTACGATCACCCTGCGGGGCCGTTCGACACCGGTAGACGTTTTTGAACCTGTACCCGACTGGGAAGAAAAAGATCGTGCGGCAGTGACAGCCGTCATAGCGGCCCATCAAAAAGGTGATATTGATTATGTTCAGGCACTTAGTGCTATTGTGACGCAATATGGCGAGGATTTAGGCTTGGCCAATTTGCGCAAGAGACTTGAAAATACAAAGAATGGAGAAAGCTATGCACTCGGCTGA
- a CDS encoding CHAT domain-containing protein, which produces MIGPSDFRLPLLALFPVLIATSSIAHAQGTPILLRDSFPIGSGDGTLCQVQDRSIENKTKQSIFDRSWAVVCRDSARPVSFVYAFRAPETDVMQRIARHRANAISCPENKPSVIVDGLKQTSCKLSDEPVAYSIFQEQSGNTTYVAEGLAVYDSATTLALKSIMADKTVKGKIDIASTSIEDPFAFARVQALTLKPDQALAEGYRRNLSGDYAEAAAFFETLQQRTSGLNDVKVNPQEYFINRALQKSNLGEFAEADELFREAKAVDSGSVVNQKLLRNFEAIHLLNQGRYEEAVTRVNLPIAATESQRESLVASLTITQPIAMRLNGDDKTASLLGLNDDLKLTAAERGQIIDAQALQLIGTAQRIRGDDAEAQKSLTTAYNQAVAVRDGRVTSITRLRTQILSELALIAETRGEFANAEQLLRNALELVELQYPQTRAVNGAKAKLASYLLRQDKQDEARQYYREVVDSTIGKRSAATGIANQLAPYFDLMTKDPDAAEEFFKASQILVRPGVAETQAVLSRELKGGTDEASRLFRQSANLDRSIERLRMRFTALGKIEQTTTTRQRRSDLAAEIEELERSQQLTIVSLAQYPQYRAVAGSSIALADLRASMIDNEAYLRMAIVGNDVFIFYTEKDFATMYKTSLSADALDEKVDLLRASISAFENGQYVTYPFDIEASRSLYQDLMGPVSERLAAKSHLIFEPDGAMLRLPINLFVVDDASVTEYLARVEQPDGDPFDYTGVRWLGTDINISTAVSARGFADARQAPVSKASRQYLGLGNNQPVAAETGVRRVRAAAGGVDAQCNWALNEWNNPISDAELIQARSIIGQGGSEILTGTAFSDDKILAKSDISEYRILHFATHGLVTAPKPSCPAKPALLTSFGGEKSDGLLAFDEIFDMKLDADIVILSACDTAGKASIRATREAGVSSGGGTALDGLVRSFIGAGSRSVLASHWPAPDDFQATERLIGGLFDKGQGQSIASALRTSQKELMDDPVTSHPYYWSGFAIIGDGSRPFLPDGSPTGQTADVAGTSDKKIAVANLK; this is translated from the coding sequence ATGATCGGTCCGAGTGATTTTCGTTTGCCGCTATTGGCATTGTTTCCTGTATTGATTGCGACTTCTTCCATTGCACATGCGCAAGGAACGCCGATATTATTGCGCGACAGTTTTCCGATCGGATCTGGTGACGGAACGCTTTGTCAGGTCCAAGACAGAAGCATAGAGAATAAAACCAAACAGAGCATTTTTGACCGAAGTTGGGCAGTCGTCTGCCGCGATTCCGCTCGTCCGGTAAGTTTTGTCTATGCCTTTCGCGCGCCAGAAACGGATGTCATGCAGCGCATCGCTCGACATCGCGCAAACGCAATTTCCTGTCCTGAAAATAAACCGAGTGTCATTGTCGACGGATTGAAACAGACATCGTGCAAACTGTCCGACGAACCGGTCGCCTATTCGATATTTCAGGAACAGAGCGGCAACACAACCTACGTTGCAGAAGGCCTTGCGGTCTATGATAGCGCAACAACTCTTGCGCTGAAATCGATCATGGCGGACAAGACTGTCAAAGGCAAAATTGATATTGCCTCAACATCTATTGAAGATCCGTTTGCCTTCGCCCGGGTTCAAGCGTTAACATTAAAGCCCGATCAAGCTTTGGCAGAAGGCTATCGCCGCAATTTAAGTGGTGACTATGCCGAGGCGGCTGCTTTTTTTGAAACACTGCAGCAACGGACATCGGGTCTGAATGACGTAAAGGTCAATCCGCAAGAATATTTTATCAATCGCGCCCTGCAAAAATCCAACCTCGGTGAATTTGCTGAGGCAGATGAGCTATTTCGCGAGGCAAAAGCGGTTGATTCCGGTAGCGTGGTAAACCAGAAATTATTGCGCAATTTTGAAGCGATACATCTTTTGAATCAGGGGCGTTATGAAGAAGCGGTTACGCGGGTTAACCTGCCCATCGCCGCTACTGAATCGCAAAGAGAATCCCTAGTAGCCAGTCTTACAATCACACAGCCGATTGCGATGCGGCTTAATGGTGATGATAAAACGGCTAGCCTTTTGGGTTTGAATGATGACCTGAAACTGACCGCTGCCGAGCGCGGACAAATTATTGATGCACAAGCACTGCAGCTTATCGGCACGGCTCAGCGGATAAGAGGCGACGACGCTGAAGCGCAAAAATCTTTGACCACTGCCTATAATCAGGCAGTTGCTGTTCGCGATGGACGCGTGACGTCGATCACCCGGCTGCGCACACAGATATTGTCGGAACTGGCGCTTATTGCGGAAACGCGGGGCGAATTTGCCAATGCTGAACAGCTATTGCGCAATGCATTGGAGCTGGTGGAATTGCAATATCCGCAAACCCGTGCGGTTAACGGTGCAAAGGCAAAGCTGGCCAGCTATTTGCTGCGCCAGGACAAACAAGATGAAGCCCGGCAATATTATCGCGAAGTTGTTGATAGCACGATTGGAAAACGCAGCGCAGCTACCGGCATCGCGAACCAGCTGGCGCCCTATTTCGATCTGATGACCAAAGATCCTGACGCTGCAGAGGAATTCTTCAAGGCCTCCCAAATTCTTGTCAGGCCCGGTGTTGCTGAAACCCAGGCGGTTCTGTCACGTGAATTAAAGGGTGGTACGGATGAAGCGTCACGGCTATTCCGCCAGTCCGCCAATCTCGATCGCAGCATCGAACGGTTGCGCATGCGGTTCACCGCATTGGGCAAGATCGAGCAAACGACAACAACCCGGCAACGGCGCAGCGACCTTGCAGCCGAAATTGAGGAATTAGAGCGCAGCCAACAACTTACTATTGTTAGCTTGGCGCAATATCCGCAATATCGCGCCGTCGCGGGTAGCTCAATCGCACTCGCAGATTTGCGCGCCAGCATGATCGATAATGAAGCCTATTTGCGGATGGCGATTGTCGGAAATGACGTGTTCATTTTCTACACCGAAAAAGATTTTGCGACGATGTACAAAACATCCCTGAGTGCTGATGCGTTGGATGAAAAAGTGGATCTATTGCGTGCATCGATTTCTGCGTTTGAAAATGGCCAATATGTAACTTATCCTTTTGATATCGAAGCATCACGCAGCCTGTATCAGGATCTGATGGGACCGGTATCAGAAAGACTAGCTGCTAAAAGTCATCTGATCTTTGAACCAGATGGAGCGATGCTGCGATTGCCCATCAATCTGTTTGTTGTCGATGACGCCTCAGTCACAGAATATCTGGCGCGGGTTGAACAGCCTGATGGCGATCCGTTTGACTATACCGGCGTGCGCTGGCTCGGAACCGATATCAATATCAGTACTGCGGTATCAGCCCGCGGATTTGCGGACGCCAGACAAGCACCAGTTTCAAAAGCTTCGCGGCAATATCTGGGCTTAGGGAATAACCAGCCAGTTGCGGCTGAAACCGGTGTTCGCCGCGTGCGGGCTGCGGCGGGCGGTGTGGATGCCCAGTGTAATTGGGCACTCAATGAATGGAATAATCCGATTTCGGATGCCGAGCTGATTCAAGCCCGTTCGATCATCGGGCAAGGCGGCTCCGAAATACTGACCGGCACTGCCTTTTCGGATGATAAGATATTGGCGAAATCCGATATTTCCGAATATCGCATCCTGCATTTTGCAACCCATGGCCTGGTCACGGCGCCCAAACCATCTTGCCCCGCCAAGCCCGCCTTACTGACGTCTTTTGGCGGCGAAAAATCAGATGGTTTACTCGCCTTTGACGAAATTTTTGATATGAAACTAGACGCCGATATCGTGATCCTTTCGGCCTGCGATACAGCTGGTAAAGCGAGCATCAGAGCAACACGCGAGGCCGGCGTCAGCAGTGGCGGCGGTACTGCACTGGACGGTCTTGTTCGATCCTTTATTGGCGCCGGCAGCCGCTCTGTGCTTGCGAGCCATTGGCCTGCGCCCGATGACTTTCAAGCCACCGAGCGTCTGATTGGCGGACTGTTCGACAAGGGGCAAGGTCAGTCCATTGCTTCGGCTTTGCGGACGTCACAGAAAGAATTGATGGATGATCCAGTGACATCGCATCCTTACTATTGGTCGGGCTTTGCGATTATCGGCGATGGGTCACGGCCATTTCTTCCCGACGGATCACCGACTGGTCAGACTGCAGATGTGGCTGGAACAAGCGATAAAAAAATTGCGGTGGCCAATTTGAAATAA
- a CDS encoding nitroreductase gives MNVTEAVNSRRSVRQFLDKPVDQKVLQKVLETAARSPSGGNTQPWNAVVVGGDELTRIADAVKAKVPSAPAGENMEYDIYPKDLEGRYEEQRKSVGKAMFASLNIPREDGGARIKQMMANWDSFGAPVQLFTYTRKYMGPPQWSDMGMWLQTVMLLLREEGLDSCPQEIWAMYGTYMRELLGIDDDHIFFCGMAIGYRDPDAPINNFNVPRVPLAESVKFQGF, from the coding sequence ATGAACGTAACCGAAGCCGTTAATTCTCGCCGTTCCGTTCGCCAATTTCTCGACAAGCCTGTTGACCAGAAAGTCCTTCAGAAGGTCCTTGAAACCGCAGCCCGATCGCCGTCGGGCGGCAACACCCAGCCATGGAATGCTGTCGTCGTTGGCGGAGATGAACTGACCCGCATCGCGGACGCCGTCAAAGCCAAAGTCCCTAGCGCACCTGCGGGTGAAAATATGGAATATGACATCTATCCGAAAGACCTCGAAGGACGGTACGAGGAACAGCGCAAAAGCGTTGGCAAAGCGATGTTCGCTTCCCTGAACATTCCAAGGGAAGACGGCGGCGCGCGGATCAAGCAGATGATGGCCAATTGGGACAGTTTTGGCGCGCCTGTGCAGCTGTTTACCTATACGCGTAAATATATGGGCCCGCCGCAATGGTCCGACATGGGCATGTGGCTCCAAACAGTTATGTTGCTGCTCCGGGAAGAAGGCCTGGATAGCTGTCCTCAGGAAATTTGGGCTATGTACGGCACATATATGCGAGAGCTGCTGGGTATTGACGATGACCATATCTTTTTTTGCGGCATGGCCATTGGCTATCGAGATCCCGACGCACCGATTAACAATTTCAATGTTCCGCGCGTTCCACTAGCCGAAAGTGTAAAATTTCAGGGATTCTAA
- the cobT gene encoding cobaltochelatase subunit CobT, giving the protein MADRSKLDDLKDVLGGAARAMSHEPEVELAYTAEAPSQSGQHLKVPMPARDLPAEQVAQARGFADSFALKLRYHNEGRHRKNAPQEAIARACFDALEQVRTDALGSRNMKGVNGNLDAALEMRMRSDPISRAQNRDEVPISTALALLAREKLTGEVPPESTQKGVEMLREWIEEGAGADLDGLNLTLDDQDSFAKLSTQLLEHLDLISSDDETSDADDNDDDSDDDSENQEDDGADDEATGDQGQQDMRSEQSEDEAQESESELNSEELEEGAEEEMGDAGDDGMMPVRPNRPMSDLPPGFDYAPWTEKYDEIISATELCDEEELTRLRAFLDQQLTNLQGAVTKLANRLQRRLMAQQNRSWDFDQEEGMLDAARLARVVSNPAHSLSYKIERETDFRDTVVTLLIDNSGSMRGRPISIAAISADIMARTLERCGVKTEILGFTTRAWKGGQCRESWLAEDRPANPGRLNDLRHIIYKQADEPWRRARKNLGLMMREGLLKENIDGEALLWAHSRLIARPEERRILMVISDGAPVDDSTLSVNHGAYLENHLRKVIDWIESRSPVQLVAIGIGHDVTRYYKRAVTIMDAEQLGGTMVEQLAGLFDEEAK; this is encoded by the coding sequence ATGGCTGACCGTTCCAAACTTGATGATCTGAAAGACGTGCTCGGAGGCGCTGCGCGCGCAATGTCTCATGAACCGGAAGTGGAGCTCGCTTATACCGCAGAAGCACCTTCGCAATCAGGCCAACATTTAAAAGTGCCCATGCCGGCACGCGATCTGCCAGCCGAACAGGTTGCACAAGCCCGAGGCTTTGCCGATAGTTTCGCCTTGAAACTGCGCTATCACAACGAGGGCCGTCACCGAAAAAATGCGCCGCAAGAAGCGATAGCAAGAGCGTGTTTTGATGCCCTCGAGCAAGTGCGCACTGATGCACTGGGCTCCCGCAATATGAAGGGCGTGAATGGTAATCTTGATGCGGCCCTCGAAATGCGGATGCGGTCTGACCCAATATCACGCGCGCAAAATCGAGATGAAGTGCCTATTTCAACCGCCCTTGCCTTGCTAGCACGCGAGAAGCTGACCGGTGAAGTACCGCCGGAATCGACTCAAAAAGGCGTTGAGATGCTGCGGGAATGGATTGAAGAAGGCGCCGGTGCCGATCTGGATGGCCTCAATTTGACGCTGGATGATCAGGACAGCTTTGCCAAATTGTCGACCCAGTTGCTCGAGCATCTTGACTTGATCAGCAGCGATGATGAAACGTCAGACGCCGACGATAATGATGACGATTCTGACGATGATAGCGAAAATCAGGAAGATGACGGTGCGGACGACGAAGCGACCGGCGACCAGGGCCAGCAGGACATGCGCTCCGAACAGTCAGAAGATGAGGCGCAGGAAAGCGAGAGCGAGCTAAACTCGGAAGAACTTGAAGAGGGCGCGGAAGAAGAAATGGGCGACGCCGGTGATGATGGCATGATGCCGGTGCGTCCGAACCGCCCGATGTCCGACCTGCCGCCCGGCTTTGATTATGCGCCGTGGACCGAGAAATATGACGAGATTATCAGCGCCACCGAATTGTGCGATGAAGAGGAACTCACCCGGCTGCGCGCCTTTCTCGACCAGCAACTGACCAATTTGCAAGGTGCGGTCACCAAGCTAGCTAACCGCCTGCAACGCCGATTGATGGCACAACAAAATCGCAGCTGGGATTTTGATCAGGAAGAAGGCATGCTCGATGCCGCGCGTCTGGCCCGTGTCGTGAGCAATCCAGCGCACAGCCTTTCCTACAAAATCGAACGTGAAACCGATTTTCGCGATACGGTGGTTACTTTGCTGATTGACAATAGCGGTTCAATGCGCGGCCGGCCGATTAGCATTGCCGCGATCAGCGCGGATATCATGGCGCGCACCTTGGAACGCTGCGGCGTTAAAACCGAGATATTGGGCTTTACCACACGCGCCTGGAAAGGCGGCCAATGCCGTGAAAGCTGGCTGGCAGAAGATCGTCCCGCGAATCCGGGTCGGCTCAACGATCTGCGCCATATCATCTACAAACAAGCCGACGAGCCGTGGCGGCGGGCGCGCAAAAACCTTGGTCTGATGATGCGCGAAGGCTTGCTTAAAGAGAATATCGATGGTGAAGCTCTTCTTTGGGCGCATAGCCGATTGATTGCGCGGCCCGAGGAACGCCGGATATTGATGGTCATCTCCGACGGCGCGCCAGTTGATGACTCAACGCTTTCGGTTAATCATGGTGCCTATCTGGAAAATCATCTGCGTAAGGTTATCGACTGGATTGAAAGCCGCTCGCCCGTGCAGCTGGTTGCCATTGGCATCGGCCATGATGTGACCCGTTATTATAAGCGTGCTGTCACCATCATGGATGCGGAACAACTGGGCGGGACCATGGTCGAGCAGCTGGCCGGCCTTTTCGATGAGGAAGCAAAATGA
- a CDS encoding transglycosylase domain-containing protein has translation MLDKTFSSDAPRRRWYWPFRRRAPVSTAFYEPYGDALPPHLQDEPLAPLKKPRGKWWWFSRGVAAVLFLLILLIAYLAITAPLSKSLQPIAPPQITLLTSDGQPIARNGAVVEEPVVITELPDHVVNAFLAIEDRRFYSHWGVDPRGLARAALSNATGSGMTQGGSTITQQLAKLTFLTPERSLTRKAREMLIAFWMEARLSKDEILQRYLSNVYFGDNVYGLRAASLHYYYRKPENLKPEQAIMLAGLVQAPSRLAPTRNPDLAAKRAKLVKAAMVNGGFLTQAEADKLPNPVLDVRTKNTVPTGTYFADWAMPRARALSEMSYSKLTITTTLDSRLQKIAGNVVSRAPLGKAQVALVAMRPDGEVVAMIGGRDYKQSAFNRVTQAKRQPGSTFKLFVWLAALRADIRPEDMVDDSPITKGGYLPKNAGEKYRGEITLKEAFAKSSNVTAVRLFQQVGDEAVIREARNLGVTSKLAEDDPSLALGTSTMTLLELTAAYAGVANNSWPVEPYAFQKGEQSWAAWLFDWPGRYGNSTHERMEDMLRAAVNEGTGRNARLSIPNYGKTGTSQNNRDALFVGYAGDLVVGVWVGNDDNTPLKGISGGSIPARIWRDFMRQAVLGAGPVSKPKPNPDGPIKPLDVPDAQDLEDVPIDLGDSEIRINGGDSVSISTEIGGIPVDLRLDNDGVAIESRREEAPAATDR, from the coding sequence ATGCTGGATAAAACATTTTCCTCTGACGCTCCGCGCCGTCGCTGGTATTGGCCATTCCGTCGCAGAGCGCCTGTAAGCACTGCCTTTTACGAACCCTATGGCGATGCGTTGCCGCCGCATTTGCAGGACGAACCGCTTGCGCCACTTAAGAAGCCCCGCGGCAAATGGTGGTGGTTTAGTCGCGGAGTTGCGGCTGTCTTGTTTCTGTTGATTCTGTTGATCGCTTATCTGGCTATCACAGCCCCGCTTTCCAAATCTCTGCAACCTATAGCTCCGCCGCAAATCACTCTGCTGACCTCCGACGGCCAACCGATTGCTCGCAATGGCGCGGTGGTCGAGGAGCCGGTGGTGATCACAGAACTTCCCGACCACGTTGTCAACGCGTTCTTGGCAATCGAAGACCGGCGTTTCTATTCGCACTGGGGTGTCGATCCCCGCGGCCTCGCGCGGGCGGCTTTAAGCAATGCGACCGGCAGCGGTATGACCCAAGGTGGAAGCACAATTACGCAGCAGCTCGCCAAGCTGACCTTCCTTACACCAGAGCGCAGCCTGACCCGAAAGGCGCGCGAAATGCTGATCGCTTTCTGGATGGAAGCGCGATTGTCCAAAGATGAAATCCTTCAGCGCTATCTGTCCAACGTCTATTTTGGCGACAATGTCTATGGCCTGCGCGCCGCTTCGCTTCATTACTATTATCGTAAGCCGGAAAACCTGAAACCAGAACAGGCAATCATGCTAGCCGGACTGGTTCAGGCCCCTTCCCGCCTTGCACCGACCCGCAATCCCGATCTTGCCGCCAAACGGGCCAAGCTGGTGAAGGCGGCCATGGTCAATGGCGGCTTCCTGACGCAGGCAGAGGCTGACAAGCTGCCCAATCCGGTGCTGGATGTTCGGACCAAAAACACGGTCCCTACCGGCACTTATTTTGCCGACTGGGCCATGCCGCGGGCCAGAGCGCTGTCGGAAATGAGCTACAGCAAACTCACCATCACCACTACGCTGGACTCCCGGTTACAGAAAATAGCTGGCAATGTTGTCAGCCGCGCGCCGCTCGGCAAAGCACAAGTCGCGCTGGTCGCCATGCGGCCCGACGGTGAAGTGGTCGCGATGATCGGTGGACGCGATTACAAGCAATCTGCGTTCAACCGCGTGACCCAGGCGAAAAGGCAGCCGGGCTCGACATTCAAGCTGTTCGTCTGGCTAGCGGCCTTGCGCGCGGATATTCGGCCAGAAGATATGGTCGATGATAGCCCCATCACCAAAGGCGGCTATCTGCCGAAAAACGCGGGAGAGAAATACCGCGGAGAGATTACGTTGAAAGAGGCTTTCGCCAAATCGAGCAATGTCACGGCCGTGCGTTTGTTCCAACAAGTTGGCGATGAAGCCGTGATCCGTGAAGCCAGAAATCTTGGCGTCACATCGAAACTTGCTGAGGATGATCCGAGTCTGGCGCTGGGTACATCTACCATGACGCTACTCGAACTGACTGCCGCTTATGCGGGCGTCGCTAACAATAGCTGGCCGGTCGAACCCTATGCGTTCCAAAAGGGCGAACAGAGCTGGGCGGCATGGCTGTTCGACTGGCCGGGCCGCTATGGCAACAGCACGCATGAACGGATGGAAGATATGCTGCGCGCCGCCGTTAACGAAGGCACAGGTCGCAACGCCCGTTTGTCTATTCCCAATTACGGCAAAACCGGCACTAGCCAGAATAATCGCGATGCCCTGTTCGTCGGTTATGCCGGAGACCTGGTGGTCGGGGTGTGGGTTGGCAATGACGACAACACACCGCTCAAGGGCATTAGCGGCGGCAGTATCCCTGCGCGCATCTGGCGCGATTTCATGCGTCAGGCGGTCCTTGGCGCCGGGCCGGTGAGCAAACCGAAACCGAATCCCGATGGGCCGATCAAGCCATTGGACGTGCCCGATGCCCAAGATTTGGAAGATGTACCGATTGACCTTGGCGATTCCGAAATTCGTATCAACGGCGGCGACAGCGTTTCAATTTCAACCGAGATTGGCGGGATCCCTGTCGACTTGCGGCTCGATAATGACGGTGTGGCCATCGAAAGCAGACGCGAAGAAGCACCTGCCGCTACGGATCGCTAG
- the cobS gene encoding cobaltochelatase subunit CobS: MTDIPNTHPSGSGETILDAPDQSVDAREMFGIDLDMQIPAFSEKDERVPDLDPSYVFDQDTTAAILAGFAFNRRVMVQGFHGTGKSTHIEQVAARLNWPCIRINLDAHISRIDLVGRDAIVLKDGQQVTEFREGLLPWALQTPTALVFDEYDAGRPDVMFVIQRVLEAEGKLTLLDQNRVIRPNPNFRLFATANTVGLGDTSGLYHGTQQINQGQMDRWNIVVTLNYLPAATEAQVILSKVPDTDDKTVENMIKVADLSRQGFVNGDISTVMSPRTVISWAQNAAIFNNVGFAFRLSFLNKCDEAERMLVAEYYQRVFDEDLPESVAGS; encoded by the coding sequence ATGACTGACATACCCAATACCCATCCCAGCGGCAGCGGCGAAACGATTTTGGACGCACCGGATCAATCCGTTGATGCGCGGGAAATGTTTGGCATTGATCTCGACATGCAGATCCCGGCATTCAGTGAGAAAGACGAGCGGGTTCCCGATCTTGATCCTTCCTATGTGTTTGATCAGGATACGACCGCCGCGATCCTCGCCGGTTTTGCGTTTAACCGCCGCGTGATGGTGCAGGGTTTTCACGGTACCGGCAAATCCACCCATATCGAACAGGTGGCGGCACGGCTCAATTGGCCCTGTATCCGCATCAATCTGGATGCCCATATCAGCCGGATCGATCTGGTAGGCCGCGACGCCATTGTCTTGAAAGATGGCCAGCAGGTCACCGAATTCCGCGAAGGTTTGCTGCCATGGGCATTGCAGACGCCGACGGCCTTGGTATTCGACGAATATGATGCGGGCCGTCCCGACGTCATGTTCGTGATCCAGCGCGTACTGGAGGCAGAAGGCAAATTAACCTTGCTCGACCAGAATCGGGTTATCCGTCCGAACCCGAATTTCCGTCTATTTGCGACCGCCAACACCGTTGGCCTGGGCGACACTAGCGGGCTGTATCACGGCACGCAACAGATCAACCAGGGTCAGATGGACCGCTGGAACATCGTGGTCACGCTCAACTATCTGCCCGCCGCGACCGAAGCGCAGGTCATCCTCTCCAAGGTTCCGGACACGGACGACAAGACCGTGGAGAATATGATCAAGGTTGCCGATCTGTCGCGTCAGGGCTTCGTCAATGGCGATATTTCCACCGTAATGAGCCCGCGGACCGTGATCAGCTGGGCCCAGAATGCCGCTATCTTCAATAATGTCGGCTTTGCCTTCCGTTTGAGCTTCCTCAACAAGTGCGATGAAGCCGAAAGAATGCTGGTCGCTGAATATTATCAGCGAGTCTTTGACGAGGACCTGCCGGAAAGCGTTGCGGGCAGTTAA